The following are from one region of the Sphingobium sp. MI1205 genome:
- a CDS encoding GntR family transcriptional regulator, producing MSSALLWRILEKPMVVEVAEETTESRRGAGNKIGSSALVVQAIQHIDGLIGRGLLRPGDAISEPEVGAALSIGRVPVREAIRILAGEGILELVPNRSARVRLIEPEEILERFELLTWMSACAMERLVVDGGHGALADELIRIARRIEERGKGLDGAATLREINRFHSLIIRSCGNRYLADMAGRTRMNHYTRSIATILGHRAINACAPKYPQIAQALKAGDEGKAIKILMKQTRKVLNDYRADRGFVEHKKDGGPRAIGHPQSI from the coding sequence ATGTCCAGCGCCCTATTGTGGCGGATATTGGAAAAGCCGATGGTCGTGGAAGTAGCTGAAGAAACGACGGAATCCCGGCGCGGGGCGGGCAACAAGATCGGGTCCAGCGCACTGGTGGTGCAAGCGATTCAGCATATCGACGGGTTGATCGGCCGTGGATTATTGCGTCCCGGTGACGCTATCAGCGAGCCGGAAGTGGGTGCCGCGCTTTCCATCGGGCGCGTCCCGGTACGGGAAGCCATTCGCATCCTGGCAGGCGAGGGCATTCTTGAACTGGTCCCGAACCGAAGTGCTCGTGTGCGTCTGATCGAACCTGAAGAGATACTGGAAAGATTCGAGCTTCTGACATGGATGTCGGCCTGTGCCATGGAGCGGCTGGTCGTCGACGGGGGCCATGGAGCACTGGCCGATGAATTGATCAGAATCGCGCGACGCATAGAGGAGAGGGGCAAGGGCCTGGATGGCGCGGCGACCCTGCGTGAGATCAACCGCTTCCATTCGCTTATCATTCGTTCCTGCGGCAACCGCTATCTTGCCGACATGGCTGGCCGTACCCGCATGAACCATTATACCCGCTCTATCGCGACGATCCTGGGGCATCGCGCGATCAACGCGTGCGCCCCCAAATATCCTCAGATAGCGCAGGCGCTCAAGGCTGGCGACGAGGGCAAGGCTATCAAGATCCTGATGAAGCAGACGCGCAAGGTGCTAAACGACTATCGCGCTGACCGCGGCTTTGTCGAACACAAGAAGGACGGGGGCCCTCGGGCGATCGGTCATCCGCAGTCAATCTGA
- a CDS encoding nuclear transport factor 2 family protein, producing MSEQTTAIVHRHLDAWQKGDVDALLADYADDAVMMTRDTGVVAGKPQIRALFEHVFAEIFRPDDTRLQVTAELISGNHALVHWDATTSAFRTSGAFDAFTISDGKIVAQFAGMAADS from the coding sequence ATGAGTGAGCAGACGACAGCTATCGTGCACCGGCACTTGGACGCCTGGCAGAAGGGAGATGTCGACGCACTGCTGGCCGACTATGCCGATGACGCTGTGATGATGACTCGAGATACCGGCGTTGTAGCGGGCAAACCACAGATCAGGGCGCTGTTTGAACATGTGTTCGCGGAAATATTCAGGCCCGATGATACCCGTCTCCAGGTCACGGCGGAGCTGATCTCCGGCAATCATGCCCTGGTGCATTGGGACGCGACTACGTCCGCCTTCCGAACCAGTGGCGCGTTCGATGCCTTCACCATCAGCGACGGCAAGATCGTCGCCCAATTTGCGGGAATGGCCGCAGATTCTTGA
- a CDS encoding MaoC/PaaZ C-terminal domain-containing protein, with the protein MDIEKISNMVIEPILQPYDKRDTILFALGLGYGSDPLNEAELPFVYEKDLRCVPAYANVLCHPGFWAQKPEFGIDWVKILHAEQDLVVHKPLPATGAIRGEYRVAGIEDKGEGRGALLHQEKNLYNDANGEHLATVRSTLFLRGNGGEGAFGNAMQPAQPVPDRAPDRVVEIPTLPRQALIYRLSGDWNPLHADPAIARKAGFEMPILHGLCTKGLANRAILSAYCDNDVSRFKSMFVRFSKPVMPGETIRIEFFEEANGKLRFRAVAVERGEVVLDRCSATVA; encoded by the coding sequence ATGGATATCGAAAAAATCAGCAATATGGTGATCGAACCGATCTTGCAGCCGTATGACAAGCGCGACACGATCCTGTTCGCACTGGGCCTGGGCTACGGGTCGGACCCGTTGAACGAAGCAGAACTGCCCTTCGTCTATGAGAAGGATCTGCGCTGCGTTCCGGCTTATGCCAATGTTCTGTGCCACCCAGGCTTCTGGGCGCAAAAACCCGAATTCGGCATCGACTGGGTGAAGATTCTGCACGCCGAACAGGATCTGGTCGTGCACAAGCCCCTGCCCGCGACGGGTGCCATTCGCGGTGAATATCGAGTTGCGGGGATTGAGGACAAGGGCGAAGGGCGCGGCGCGCTGCTGCACCAGGAAAAGAACCTTTATAACGACGCCAATGGAGAGCATCTGGCGACGGTGCGCTCCACTCTGTTCCTGCGGGGCAATGGCGGCGAAGGCGCTTTCGGCAATGCCATGCAGCCGGCTCAGCCTGTTCCCGATCGCGCGCCCGATCGGGTCGTGGAGATCCCGACGCTGCCCCGGCAGGCGTTGATCTACCGCTTGAGCGGCGACTGGAATCCGCTGCACGCCGATCCTGCGATCGCGCGCAAGGCCGGCTTCGAAATGCCGATCCTGCATGGCCTGTGCACCAAGGGTCTGGCCAACCGCGCCATCCTGTCGGCCTATTGCGACAATGATGTTTCGCGCTTCAAGTCGATGTTCGTGCGGTTCAGCAAGCCGGTGATGCCCGGCGAAACGATCCGCATCGAATTCTTCGAGGAAGCTAACGGCAAACTACGCTTCCGCGCGGTCGCGGTCGAGCGTGGCGAGGTGGTTCTCGATCGCTGTTCGGCGACGGTGGCCTGA
- a CDS encoding SDR family NAD(P)-dependent oxidoreductase: MKEFGGKVALVTGGGNGIGLATARLFAERGARVAIADVNREAGEQAAELLRGSGAEVIFVYGDVSDKAVVEQMIGDTIARLGGLDHAVNNAAIVHPQDGEWDDDAFQRTLDINLSGVMHCLRAELRHMAATGKGSIVNTASIAGLIASVVPSQPGYTASKHGVIGLTKVAALKHARAGIRVNAVLPGVTLTNMVKDVMEMGEDERRVLENMAPMGRIAQPEEIAEAIIWLCSDKASFVTGHSLVVDGGALAQ, from the coding sequence TTGAAGGAATTTGGAGGCAAAGTGGCACTGGTCACCGGCGGCGGAAACGGGATTGGCCTTGCCACTGCTCGCCTTTTTGCGGAGCGCGGCGCGCGGGTGGCGATCGCGGATGTGAATCGCGAAGCCGGCGAGCAAGCGGCCGAACTTTTGCGGGGTTCCGGCGCGGAAGTCATTTTCGTCTATGGCGATGTGTCCGACAAAGCGGTCGTGGAGCAGATGATCGGGGACACCATAGCAAGGCTGGGCGGCCTGGATCATGCCGTCAACAATGCGGCCATCGTCCATCCCCAGGATGGGGAGTGGGACGATGACGCCTTTCAGCGCACTTTGGACATCAACCTCTCGGGCGTCATGCACTGCCTAAGGGCCGAACTGCGCCATATGGCCGCGACGGGCAAGGGCTCGATCGTCAACACCGCCTCGATCGCCGGACTCATCGCCTCAGTGGTGCCTTCCCAGCCTGGCTATACCGCCAGCAAGCATGGAGTGATCGGCCTTACCAAGGTTGCCGCGCTCAAGCACGCAAGGGCAGGCATCCGCGTGAACGCGGTGTTGCCGGGCGTGACCTTGACCAACATGGTCAAGGACGTCATGGAAATGGGCGAGGATGAGCGCCGGGTTCTGGAAAATATGGCGCCGATGGGCCGCATCGCTCAGCCCGAAGAGATCGCGGAAGCAATCATCTGGCTTTGTTCGGACAAGGCGAGCTTCGTCACCGGCCACTCTCTTGTCGTCGATGGCGGCGCCCTCGCGCAATAA
- a CDS encoding aromatic ring-hydroxylating oxygenase subunit alpha, translated as MGNQTKVAPDYRQSAAPLFQQVIADDPVPAPAVLREYSELDIPVAHVPRDRYRSPAFAALEDERMWPRVWQMACREEQIPEVGDCLVYNSPGASFVIVRSAPDEIRSYYNSCLHRGMKLCAENTSVRKIVCPFHGFTWNLDGTLAHVPSRWDFPDLQENEMNLPEARVECWDGFVFINRDHDAPPLMDYLGHMPAHFADWSYSDMYLATVIRKNMDANWKTCIEGFVESFHLAGIHAQALPFGGDASTQYDVWADDPHVSRFLEPTGVMSDQLPQALSEQEILDSALALVFGGGEVPRLDEGVKARHFMAESMRTAMSQAHGRDYSQMSDSEAADAVQYSLFPNIILFRSLGYPYAYRFLPERGNPNRSTFEFMIFKPKPADADFLPEVEVVDLGDEGSFAAAGVLPPWHGEIYDQDVTGLRLCQDGIRNGGDADIIYSAYQEVRIRHMHQTLSRYVSDDPKDAPGRR; from the coding sequence ATGGGTAACCAAACCAAGGTCGCACCCGATTATCGCCAGAGTGCCGCCCCCCTCTTCCAACAGGTCATCGCCGATGATCCCGTGCCCGCGCCCGCCGTGCTACGCGAATATTCCGAGTTGGACATACCGGTGGCCCACGTACCTCGCGACCGCTATCGTAGCCCTGCCTTCGCCGCGCTCGAGGATGAGCGCATGTGGCCGCGCGTCTGGCAGATGGCCTGCCGTGAAGAACAGATACCCGAAGTTGGCGACTGTCTCGTCTACAACAGCCCCGGCGCATCCTTCGTCATAGTGCGTTCCGCACCCGATGAGATCCGTAGTTATTATAACAGCTGTCTGCATCGCGGCATGAAGCTGTGCGCGGAAAACACCAGCGTTCGCAAGATCGTGTGCCCCTTCCATGGCTTCACCTGGAACCTCGACGGGACGTTGGCTCATGTGCCGTCCCGCTGGGATTTTCCTGATCTGCAGGAAAACGAGATGAACCTGCCCGAGGCGCGGGTGGAATGCTGGGACGGCTTCGTCTTCATCAACCGCGACCACGACGCGCCGCCCTTGATGGACTATCTGGGCCACATGCCAGCGCATTTCGCCGACTGGTCCTATTCGGACATGTATCTGGCGACGGTCATCCGCAAGAATATGGATGCCAATTGGAAAACCTGCATCGAGGGCTTTGTCGAATCCTTCCATCTTGCGGGCATCCACGCCCAGGCCCTGCCCTTCGGCGGCGATGCCAGCACCCAATATGATGTCTGGGCAGACGATCCGCATGTCAGCCGCTTCCTGGAGCCCACCGGCGTCATGAGCGACCAGCTGCCCCAGGCGCTGTCGGAGCAGGAAATCCTAGATTCGGCCCTGGCCTTGGTGTTCGGCGGCGGGGAAGTCCCCCGTCTGGACGAAGGCGTGAAGGCGCGGCACTTCATGGCCGAGAGCATGCGTACGGCGATGAGCCAAGCCCATGGGCGTGACTATTCGCAAATGTCCGATTCCGAAGCGGCCGATGCCGTGCAATATTCGCTGTTCCCGAACATCATCCTGTTCCGGTCGCTCGGCTATCCCTACGCCTATCGCTTCCTGCCCGAGCGGGGCAATCCCAACCGGTCCACGTTCGAATTCATGATCTTCAAGCCCAAACCGGCCGATGCCGACTTCCTTCCGGAAGTGGAAGTCGTCGATCTGGGCGACGAAGGCTCTTTTGCCGCCGCCGGCGTTCTTCCGCCCTGGCATGGTGAAATCTATGACCAGGACGTGACCGGCCTTCGCCTGTGCCAGGACGGCATCCGCAATGGCGGTGACGCCGACATCATCTATTCGGCTTATCAGGAAGTCCGCATCCGGCACATGCACCAGACGCTGAGCCGTTATGTGAGCGACGATCCGAAGGACGCGCCGGGTCGGCGCTGA
- a CDS encoding YciI family protein has translation MYFMIFAADRPGALEKRLEHRQRHVDYWVAQGDILKVAGAMLSDDGPDASAIGSSFLLEAKDEEAVSALLAADPFMIEGIFADNPTIQPVRPALGSWRQD, from the coding sequence ATGTATTTCATGATATTTGCCGCCGATCGACCGGGAGCGCTGGAAAAGCGCTTGGAGCATCGGCAGCGTCACGTGGATTATTGGGTCGCCCAAGGCGATATTTTGAAGGTCGCTGGAGCCATGCTCAGTGACGATGGCCCCGATGCGTCTGCCATTGGCAGTTCTTTTCTGCTGGAGGCAAAGGACGAAGAGGCGGTGAGCGCCTTGCTGGCGGCCGATCCATTCATGATCGAGGGCATATTCGCCGATAACCCGACCATCCAGCCGGTTCGCCCTGCCTTGGGCAGTTGGCGGCAGGATTGA
- a CDS encoding SDR family NAD(P)-dependent oxidoreductase, translated as MGRLNGKVAIVTGGARGLGGSAVDALCADGASVVIADVIDAAGQERAARLTAEGHKVHYVHLDVRDAAQWAATIDDTMARWGRLDCLVNNAGINIPIDIEEATLEQFQSILDVNLLGAFLGIKAALPAMRKNDGGSIINVSSNSTAMVLPTTSLYGASKAALANLTKTTAVHCGLRGDNIRCNSIHPGMHLTEMIDNPQVQALPHVRALKNAIPMGRMGLPAEFGKVVTFLASEDSSYMTAAELFTDGGLTVVSFADPSRG; from the coding sequence ATGGGCAGATTGAATGGAAAGGTCGCCATCGTCACCGGCGGCGCACGCGGCCTGGGCGGGAGCGCCGTCGATGCCCTTTGCGCCGACGGCGCCTCGGTCGTCATCGCGGATGTGATCGACGCGGCCGGGCAGGAACGCGCCGCCCGACTGACGGCCGAAGGACACAAGGTCCATTATGTCCATCTGGACGTCCGCGATGCCGCTCAATGGGCGGCCACGATCGACGATACGATGGCCCGCTGGGGCCGGCTCGACTGCCTCGTCAACAATGCGGGCATCAATATCCCGATCGATATCGAAGAAGCGACGCTCGAACAGTTCCAGTCGATCCTGGACGTCAACCTGCTCGGCGCCTTCCTCGGGATCAAGGCCGCGCTGCCCGCCATGCGGAAAAATGATGGCGGTTCGATCATCAACGTCTCATCCAATTCGACCGCCATGGTTCTCCCGACCACCTCGCTCTATGGCGCGAGCAAGGCGGCGTTGGCCAATCTGACCAAGACCACGGCGGTTCATTGCGGCCTGCGTGGCGATAATATCCGGTGCAATTCGATCCATCCGGGCATGCACCTGACCGAAATGATCGACAATCCGCAAGTGCAGGCGTTGCCGCACGTGCGCGCGCTCAAAAACGCCATTCCAATGGGTCGGATGGGGCTTCCCGCAGAGTTCGGCAAGGTTGTCACCTTCCTTGCGTCCGAAGACTCCAGCTATATGACGGCGGCGGAACTTTTCACCGATGGGGGACTCACCGTCGTATCTTTCGCGGACCCATCGCGGGGCTGA
- a CDS encoding MarR family winged helix-turn-helix transcriptional regulator, giving the protein MKNREQAADKVDNLGEEPSAQHFAFGYLVHDVSRIRRTVMDLIMRPYGITRSQWSVLSALSRGGNNGMMQVDLARLMEVGKVTVGGLVDRLEASGHVERRADASDRRAKRVFITERGFEVIHLMVEVSSDVNRRIFSGLTMQEVEGAEKVLSVVKKNLKEILADKISMGESKISSLSDVKTEMRNGI; this is encoded by the coding sequence ATGAAAAACAGGGAACAAGCCGCCGATAAGGTGGACAATTTAGGAGAGGAGCCTTCGGCGCAACATTTCGCCTTTGGCTATCTGGTACACGACGTTTCACGCATTCGGCGGACGGTCATGGACCTCATCATGCGGCCTTATGGGATCACCCGTTCGCAATGGTCGGTGTTGAGCGCTCTGTCGCGTGGTGGCAATAACGGCATGATGCAGGTCGATCTTGCCAGATTGATGGAGGTCGGGAAGGTGACCGTCGGCGGTCTCGTCGACCGACTGGAAGCGTCCGGTCATGTCGAGCGCAGAGCAGATGCATCGGATCGGCGGGCCAAACGGGTATTCATCACGGAACGAGGGTTTGAGGTCATTCACCTGATGGTGGAGGTGTCCTCGGACGTTAATCGAAGGATATTCTCGGGCCTGACGATGCAGGAGGTCGAGGGGGCAGAGAAAGTCCTTTCTGTAGTGAAGAAAAACCTGAAGGAAATTCTTGCTGACAAGATTTCCATGGGCGAATCAAAAATATCCAGTTTGTCTGATGTGAAGACTGAGATGAGGAATGGAATCTGA
- a CDS encoding NIPSNAP family protein, translated as MYLVARLELSYAGVMEFMTVAPKVREKMEARGCKMLHAMFQQVERLNTVIHIWDVPDANTYFAAVEALKTDPDFPEILSILARSVVDETLTLATDAPYAPVRS; from the coding sequence ATGTATCTGGTGGCAAGGCTGGAGCTTTCCTACGCCGGTGTGATGGAGTTCATGACCGTCGCACCGAAGGTCCGGGAAAAGATGGAAGCACGCGGATGCAAAATGCTGCACGCGATGTTTCAGCAGGTCGAACGGCTCAATACCGTCATCCATATATGGGATGTGCCGGACGCCAATACCTATTTCGCGGCGGTCGAGGCGCTGAAGACCGACCCGGATTTCCCCGAAATCCTGTCGATCCTGGCACGGTCCGTAGTCGATGAGACGCTTACGCTAGCCACGGACGCGCCCTATGCGCCCGTACGGTCCTGA
- a CDS encoding NADP-dependent oxidoreductase: MTTQIPPFSTPEKNRQIVLAQRPQGTPRKSDFALKEVARPVPGPGQVLVRNLYLSADPVQRGWASNPALTPIDAPMRALAVGIAIESQDPTIAQGDLVYGFLGWQDYAVITRADLLSHISNPRAPLPAYAGILGMPGVTAWLALHDIAPPSEGKAILVSTAAGTVGSIVGQIARQAGAYVVGLTGSDDKIERCVSRFGYNAAFNYKTGDLAETLAAARPEGFDIYFDNTGGWILDTAIRAMAKNGRIVQCGTAATPSWNPPPTGLRNEREILMRTLSWTGFVIFDHVARFGDAIERLTDLLLAGKLVYDEDVENGIDKITDVLEELFAGSNTGKKLIYIGED; encoded by the coding sequence ATGACCACCCAAATCCCGCCCTTTTCAACACCTGAAAAGAACCGCCAGATCGTTCTGGCCCAGCGTCCCCAGGGCACCCCGCGCAAGAGCGATTTCGCGCTTAAGGAAGTCGCGCGCCCCGTCCCCGGCCCCGGCCAGGTGCTGGTGCGCAATCTCTATCTATCCGCCGACCCTGTGCAGCGCGGTTGGGCCAGCAACCCCGCGCTCACCCCGATCGACGCGCCGATGCGGGCCCTGGCGGTCGGCATCGCGATCGAAAGTCAGGACCCGACCATTGCGCAAGGCGACCTGGTCTATGGCTTCCTGGGTTGGCAGGATTATGCCGTGATAACCCGCGCCGACCTGCTGTCCCATATTTCCAACCCTCGGGCACCGCTGCCGGCCTATGCCGGCATTCTGGGAATGCCTGGGGTCACCGCCTGGCTGGCGCTGCATGACATCGCGCCGCCGTCGGAGGGCAAGGCGATATTGGTGTCGACCGCTGCTGGAACCGTCGGCAGCATCGTTGGGCAGATCGCGCGGCAGGCGGGCGCTTACGTTGTGGGCCTGACCGGCAGTGACGACAAGATTGAGCGCTGCGTCAGCCGCTTTGGCTATAACGCGGCCTTCAACTACAAGACCGGCGATCTGGCGGAGACATTGGCGGCGGCGCGGCCCGAGGGCTTCGACATTTATTTCGACAATACCGGGGGCTGGATCCTGGACACCGCCATTCGCGCCATGGCGAAAAACGGGCGCATTGTGCAATGCGGCACGGCTGCCACGCCCAGCTGGAATCCGCCGCCGACCGGGTTGCGCAACGAACGCGAAATCCTGATGCGGACGCTCAGCTGGACCGGATTTGTGATCTTCGACCATGTGGCTCGCTTTGGCGACGCCATTGAACGACTTACTGACCTGCTTCTCGCAGGCAAGCTCGTTTATGACGAAGATGTGGAAAACGGAATCGACAAGATCACGGATGTTCTTGAGGAACTCTTCGCTGGATCCAATACCGGCAAGAAACTGATCTACATCGGCGAGGATTGA
- a CDS encoding 3-keto-5-aminohexanoate cleavage protein yields the protein MKRTDKVIITCAVTGSIHTPTMSPHLPITPDQIAADAIAAAEAGAAMLHLHARNPETGQPSQDPELFAQFLPRIKQSTDAILNITTGGGLGMSLDDRLAPTKKFKPEVCSMNMGSVNFNISGAGGKTSEWKFDWEKPYLEMTKDFILSNTFAQIERAMTELSEQGTRYEFECYDVGHLYNLAHFVDRKMVEPPFFIQGVFGILGGIGPDPENVMHMKTTADRLFGEDFIFSALAAGKHQMRLVTLSALLGGSVRVGLEDSLYAGKGVMATSNAVQVEKIRRVLEELSLTVATPAEAREMMQTKGGDNVAF from the coding sequence ATGAAGCGTACTGACAAGGTCATCATCACCTGCGCCGTCACCGGCTCGATCCACACCCCCACCATGTCGCCCCATCTGCCGATAACCCCGGACCAGATCGCGGCGGACGCCATTGCGGCGGCCGAAGCAGGCGCGGCGATGCTGCACTTGCATGCGCGCAATCCGGAAACCGGCCAGCCCTCGCAGGATCCGGAGCTGTTTGCCCAGTTCCTGCCCCGCATCAAGCAGTCTACCGACGCGATCCTGAACATCACCACCGGCGGCGGCCTGGGCATGAGCCTGGACGATCGCCTGGCGCCGACGAAGAAGTTCAAGCCCGAAGTCTGTTCGATGAACATGGGGTCGGTGAACTTCAACATCTCCGGCGCGGGCGGCAAGACCAGCGAATGGAAGTTCGACTGGGAAAAGCCCTATCTGGAAATGACGAAGGACTTCATCCTGTCGAACACCTTCGCGCAGATTGAGCGGGCGATGACGGAGCTGTCCGAACAGGGCACGCGCTACGAATTCGAATGTTACGATGTCGGCCATCTCTACAATCTGGCGCATTTTGTCGATCGCAAGATGGTCGAACCGCCCTTCTTCATCCAGGGCGTCTTCGGCATCTTGGGTGGCATTGGCCCGGATCCTGAAAATGTCATGCACATGAAAACCACGGCGGACCGGCTGTTCGGCGAGGACTTCATTTTCTCGGCGCTGGCGGCGGGCAAGCATCAGATGCGGCTGGTCACGCTGTCGGCCCTGCTGGGCGGATCGGTGCGCGTGGGTCTGGAAGACAGCCTTTATGCCGGCAAGGGCGTGATGGCGACATCCAACGCCGTGCAGGTGGAGAAGATCCGCCGCGTGCTCGAAGAACTCAGCCTGACCGTCGCGACGCCGGCCGAAGCGCGCGAAATGATGCAGACCAAGGGGGGCGACAATGTCGCTTTCTGA
- a CDS encoding class I adenylate-forming enzyme family protein — MSLSDIALPVGGIADGMAFAEGPALDESGLILPSDYPNHFAAITPDKPALIFGSYSWTYAQLDRACDAAVTLLAEHGVSAGGRLAYMGKNNDLFFILLIGAIRAGAVMVPVNWRNTAPETRYVLEDSAVSLIIADSEFAGLIKEADTRSLPLLLVDEDGPQGLRARIAAATPAPRMALDPLAPCLQLYTSGTTGRPKGVVTSQYALGIARHVENISGFFSDWGDDEVLLSPLPSFHIGGMSWVCTALVRGATVYVIADTNPAVILDNCLAHGITRTFIVPTLVRALIGEMDARGVRVPTLRGIHYGAASMDPALLERSVDRIGCRFLQYYGMTEVTGTMAILGPEQHDASNPYLLRSVGRPLPGFSIAIRGPDAELLPIDTPGEIWVKGPGLLIEYWNKPQATAEALIDGWYRSGDGGRIDKDGYLFLTDRIKDMIVSGGENVYPAEVEAVLRDHPAILDCAVFGLPHPKWGEGVTAALELRPGQDVDPEEVIAFARKSLAAYKIPRRIEVGVALPRTASGKVQRAAIRKYFMEQAE; from the coding sequence ATGTCGCTTTCTGATATCGCCTTACCCGTCGGCGGCATCGCCGACGGCATGGCGTTTGCAGAAGGGCCCGCTCTCGATGAGAGCGGGCTGATCCTGCCTTCCGACTATCCCAATCATTTCGCCGCCATCACGCCCGATAAGCCCGCGTTGATTTTCGGCTCCTACAGCTGGACCTATGCGCAACTGGATCGGGCATGCGATGCGGCTGTCACCTTGCTTGCCGAACATGGCGTCAGCGCCGGCGGGCGCCTTGCCTATATGGGCAAGAATAATGACCTGTTTTTCATCCTGCTGATCGGCGCGATCCGCGCCGGAGCAGTGATGGTTCCTGTCAACTGGCGCAATACCGCACCTGAGACCCGCTATGTCCTCGAAGACAGCGCGGTCAGCCTGATCATCGCTGACTCCGAATTTGCCGGCCTCATCAAGGAAGCCGACACGCGGAGCCTGCCGCTGTTGCTGGTCGATGAAGACGGACCGCAGGGCCTGCGCGCGCGCATCGCCGCCGCCACGCCTGCGCCGCGCATGGCCCTTGATCCGCTTGCACCCTGCCTTCAGCTCTATACCAGCGGCACCACCGGCCGTCCCAAAGGCGTGGTTACATCGCAATATGCGCTCGGCATCGCCCGCCATGTCGAAAATATTTCAGGTTTCTTCTCGGATTGGGGGGACGATGAAGTCCTCCTCTCTCCCCTGCCCTCTTTCCATATCGGCGGCATGTCGTGGGTGTGCACCGCGCTGGTTCGAGGGGCGACCGTCTATGTCATCGCGGACACCAATCCTGCGGTCATCCTCGACAACTGCCTTGCACATGGCATCACCCGCACCTTCATTGTACCCACCCTGGTTCGCGCGCTGATCGGCGAAATGGATGCGCGGGGCGTGCGCGTACCCACCTTGCGGGGGATCCATTATGGCGCCGCGTCGATGGATCCGGCGCTGCTCGAACGGTCGGTCGATCGCATCGGATGCCGTTTCCTGCAATATTATGGCATGACCGAAGTGACCGGCACGATGGCGATCCTTGGCCCTGAGCAGCATGATGCCAGCAATCCCTATCTGCTGCGATCGGTCGGTCGACCCTTGCCCGGCTTCAGCATCGCGATCCGCGGCCCGGATGCCGAGCTTTTGCCGATCGACACGCCCGGCGAAATCTGGGTCAAAGGGCCCGGCCTGCTGATCGAATATTGGAACAAGCCCCAAGCCACGGCCGAAGCGCTGATCGACGGTTGGTATCGGTCCGGTGACGGTGGCCGGATTGATAAGGACGGCTATCTGTTCCTGACTGATCGTATCAAGGACATGATCGTGTCGGGGGGCGAAAATGTCTACCCGGCCGAAGTCGAGGCCGTGCTGCGCGACCATCCGGCGATCCTGGATTGCGCCGTGTTCGGCCTTCCCCATCCCAAATGGGGCGAGGGCGTGACCGCCGCACTGGAACTGCGCCCAGGGCAGGATGTCGACCCGGAAGAAGTCATCGCCTTTGCGCGCAAGTCGCTTGCGGCGTACAAGATTCCGCGTCGCATCGAGGTCGGCGTCGCGTTGCCGCGCACTGCATCGGGCAAAGTGCAACGCGCCGCCATTCGCAAATATTTTATGGAACAGGCGGAATAA
- a CDS encoding tyrosine-protein phosphatase, which translates to MTSAAHEFDRVIPLEGGHNFRDIGGYRTQDGRTVAKGLVYRSGTMSELSDCDHAALDALGLQVICDFRSTRERNRRPSRLPDAATYEIWSRDHQMSAGDLTEAMQHADATPEKSRQLMIEAYHDLAYEQAPSYRELFQRLAYGTLPLVFHCAAGKDRTGVAAALLLDLLGVSRDQVIEDYKLTDQFFSRGCELVTKDPIGNKLANVAREIWEPMMRADPGYLTAMFDTIEARHGSAEGFIREELALDDAGIAAIRTRLLV; encoded by the coding sequence ATGACCAGCGCAGCGCATGAATTCGATCGGGTTATCCCCTTGGAGGGAGGCCATAATTTCCGCGATATCGGCGGGTATCGGACGCAGGATGGCAGGACGGTTGCCAAGGGTCTGGTCTATAGATCCGGCACGATGTCCGAACTTTCGGACTGCGACCATGCCGCCCTCGACGCGCTCGGCCTGCAGGTGATTTGCGATTTTCGGTCGACCAGGGAACGGAACCGCCGGCCCTCGCGGCTGCCAGACGCGGCGACCTACGAAATCTGGTCGCGCGATCATCAGATGAGCGCCGGCGACCTGACCGAAGCCATGCAGCATGCCGACGCTACCCCTGAAAAGTCGCGCCAGCTGATGATAGAGGCCTATCATGATCTCGCCTATGAACAGGCACCGTCCTATCGGGAACTGTTCCAGCGACTCGCCTATGGCACGCTGCCGCTGGTCTTCCACTGCGCGGCTGGAAAGGATCGCACGGGCGTCGCGGCTGCCTTGCTGCTCGACCTTCTCGGCGTTTCGCGGGATCAGGTGATCGAGGATTATAAGCTCACGGACCAGTTTTTCTCGCGCGGCTGCGAATTGGTGACCAAGGACCCCATCGGCAACAAGCTGGCCAATGTTGCGCGCGAAATCTGGGAGCCGATGATGCGCGCCGACCCGGGATATTTGACTGCCATGTTCGACACGATCGAAGCGCGGCATGGATCAGCCGAAGGTTTTATCCGCGAAGAACTCGCCTTGGATGATGCTGGCATAGCGGCGATCCGGACGCGTCTGCTCGTCTGA